From the genome of Bordetella sp. H567, one region includes:
- a CDS encoding LysR family transcriptional regulator — translation MPDLDLLRSFVSVVDAGGFTRAGERVHRTQSTVSQQIRKLEDKLGCTLFRRESRKALLTEDGERLLGYARRMLALSNELHDTVGKAAHVEVVRLGLPDDFAVPALTEIVSAFARSRPDVRLSVCCDLSCRLSVALAQRDLDVVLLKREPGAGPCIAAWAERLHWTGARCALPAGDETVRLVVRPPGCLYRERAIHALERAGRRWRIVYESPNLPGIQAALRGGLGISLLDEQALEATSTLLDDALPAIVPTELALITRPGAPDGAREMAGMLRQFCDGQRMAAPARQAAATMGMGKPLAAEPL, via the coding sequence ATGCCGGACCTCGACCTGTTGCGCAGCTTCGTATCCGTGGTGGACGCGGGTGGCTTCACACGCGCCGGGGAACGCGTGCACCGCACGCAGTCGACCGTCAGCCAGCAGATCCGCAAACTCGAAGACAAGCTGGGGTGCACGCTGTTTCGCCGGGAGAGCCGCAAGGCGCTGCTGACGGAAGACGGCGAACGCCTGCTGGGCTATGCCCGCCGCATGCTGGCACTGTCCAACGAGCTGCACGACACGGTCGGCAAGGCCGCCCACGTGGAGGTGGTGCGGCTGGGCCTGCCGGACGATTTCGCGGTGCCCGCGCTGACCGAAATCGTCAGTGCCTTCGCACGGTCGCGACCGGATGTCAGGCTATCGGTGTGCTGCGACCTGAGTTGCCGCTTGAGCGTGGCCCTGGCCCAGAGGGACCTGGATGTCGTGCTGCTGAAGCGAGAGCCCGGGGCGGGACCTTGCATCGCGGCCTGGGCGGAACGGCTGCATTGGACGGGCGCCCGCTGCGCCTTGCCGGCCGGCGACGAAACCGTACGGCTGGTGGTTCGACCCCCGGGCTGCCTGTACCGCGAGCGAGCGATACATGCCCTGGAGCGCGCGGGCAGGCGCTGGCGCATCGTCTACGAAAGCCCGAACCTGCCCGGGATACAGGCGGCCCTGCGCGGGGGCTTGGGGATTTCGCTGCTGGACGAACAAGCGTTGGAAGCAACGTCGACGCTATTGGACGACGCCTTGCCGGCGATCGTCCCTACCGAGCTGGCCCTGATCACGCGGCCGGGCGCGCCCGACGGCGCGCGCGAAATGGCCGGCATGCTGCGCCAGTTCTGCGACGGGCAGCGCATGGCGGCGCCGGCGCGTCAGGCCGCGGCGACGATGGGAATGGGAAAGCCGTTGGCGGCCGAACCGCTTTGA
- a CDS encoding (2Fe-2S)-binding protein translates to MYVCVCNAITERQVRAAVDGGATTLDDLQFELGVATCCGTCAATAVEYLPGGRCSSVCNVRSMTHAAAVPIADQSGSAANGFPIPIVAAA, encoded by the coding sequence ATGTACGTTTGTGTCTGCAACGCCATCACTGAACGCCAGGTCCGCGCCGCCGTGGACGGGGGCGCCACCACGCTGGACGATCTTCAGTTCGAGCTGGGTGTCGCCACCTGCTGCGGGACATGTGCCGCGACCGCGGTCGAATATCTGCCCGGCGGACGCTGTTCCAGCGTCTGCAACGTGCGTTCCATGACGCACGCCGCGGCGGTACCGATCGCGGATCAAAGCGGTTCGGCCGCCAACGGCTTTCCCATTCCCATCGTCGCCGCGGCCTGA
- a CDS encoding DMT family transporter — MKTLQAASAVPAASPAPVAWAPIALFCLLWSSAFAAAKIALRDCPPLTLLTARFFIAAALMIGLAWMTGGLRPLRWRQWGMLAALGVLNNAVYLGLSWTGMMTVSSAFAAVIVSTNPLVIGALAGPLLGERVGWRKVAGLCLGLVGVALVLRSRLTAGHEDLQGTLLVVAALVALVAGTLLYKRHTPASNIWLATGLQSLFGGIALLPFAWVYEAHLPVAYTASLFWSMAYMIVAVSIGGFGLWFLILARSSATAASALHFMMPPLGLLFGWLVLAEPVAVMDLVGIGPIAVGIWMATRPPRPAR; from the coding sequence ATGAAAACCCTCCAAGCGGCCTCCGCCGTTCCTGCCGCTTCGCCCGCCCCTGTGGCCTGGGCCCCGATCGCCTTGTTTTGCCTGTTGTGGAGCTCCGCGTTCGCCGCCGCGAAGATCGCGCTGCGCGACTGTCCGCCGCTCACCTTGTTGACGGCGCGCTTCTTCATCGCCGCGGCGCTGATGATCGGGCTGGCCTGGATGACGGGCGGATTGCGCCCGCTGCGCTGGCGTCAGTGGGGCATGCTGGCCGCGCTGGGCGTGCTCAACAACGCGGTGTACCTGGGCCTGAGCTGGACCGGCATGATGACGGTCTCGTCTGCCTTCGCCGCCGTGATCGTCAGTACGAATCCCTTGGTGATCGGCGCGCTGGCCGGTCCGCTGCTGGGCGAACGCGTGGGGTGGCGCAAGGTCGCCGGCCTGTGCCTGGGGCTGGTCGGCGTGGCGCTGGTGCTGCGCTCGCGGTTGACCGCGGGGCACGAGGACCTGCAGGGCACGCTGCTGGTCGTGGCGGCGCTGGTCGCGCTGGTGGCGGGTACGCTTTTGTACAAGCGCCACACGCCCGCCAGCAATATCTGGCTGGCCACCGGCCTGCAGTCGCTGTTCGGCGGGATCGCCCTTCTGCCTTTCGCGTGGGTCTACGAAGCGCACCTGCCGGTGGCCTACACCGCGTCGCTGTTCTGGAGCATGGCGTACATGATCGTCGCCGTTTCCATCGGCGGGTTCGGCCTGTGGTTTTTGATTCTGGCGCGGTCCAGCGCCACCGCGGCCAGCGCGCTGCATTTCATGATGCCGCCGCTGGGCCTGCTGTTCGGTTGGCTGGTATTGGCCGAGCCGGTGGCCGTCATGGACCTGGTAGGCATCGGACCCATCGCCGTGGGTATCTGGATGGCGACGCGGCCGCCGCGGCCGGCGCGATGA